The following proteins are co-located in the Purpureocillium takamizusanense chromosome 10, complete sequence genome:
- a CDS encoding uncharacterized protein (EggNog:ENOG503P6AB) codes for MKAAVMDGGDGDADADVDEEGVPPQASQASSHFALDPVPATVLAAREAARRNAARALGPCGVGCAEVDDEALLGAGGLERGTVVGVSCEDEDGFGLTLCLQVVARALLAHEHDKVLVVTPRPAGVLLRALRDGIAAELRARREAASAEEAAVARGVSGAEDEEGGAADKGGAGRGEEDAAAAAEVRACLDRVMLSCVFDVDGLWEVLAELDRPAEGEMTTTTTPPPPPESLVHGRADEVEGKRQQQVVDTAAAAPLLEIQDSEDEGLTPSPRSTPGAPQPHATAEPDGEATTATETALGEHRGAGDGRENEGPSIVLVTHFSALLTSLFAHREKSAAHSSLQLLASQARYLSRSLPSQPLFMLLNSTSSSSSAHDGSREPGATGSGPAAAPGPGPAPVSAPAGGGSAITTNKPLDPTLRSVFNPLALPLPAYRAPRAATRRNKPSFGLIFSQILDTHLLCTRMPRTRADADALYGGSSSNSTGDGNAEDNGCRPLPPQRQHQHQQPGAIKYVTVVEVLLDEMGLWQGRAGPRPNREQRWGVVDVVGGRVVDAFARTQRVYGEIRTSGGFGGRRP; via the exons ATGAAAGCAGCAGTCAtggacggcggtgacggcgacgctgacgctgacgtggacgaggagggggtTCCTCCGCAGGCCTCGCAGGCGAGCTCGCACTTTGCGCTCGACCCGGTGCCCGcgacggtgctggcggcgcgggaggcggcgcgcaggaacgcggcgcgcgcgttgGGGCCCTGCGGCGTGGGGTGCGCCGAGGTGGATGACGAGGCACTCCTgggggcgggtgggctgGAGAGGGGGACCGTGGTGGGCGTGAGCtgtgaggacgaggatgggTTTGGCCTGACG CTGTGCCTCCAAGTGGTGGCCAGGGCGCTGCTCGCGCACGAGCACGACaaggtgctggtggtgacgcctcggccggcgggcgtcttgcTGCGTGCTCTGAgagacggcatcgccgcggaactgcgcgcgaggcgggaAGCCGCttcggcggaggaggcggcggtcgcgagAGGGGTCTCCGGGgcggaagacgaagaaggtggtgctgccgacaagggcggtgccgggcgaggcgaggaagatgcggcggctgctgccgagGTGCGGGCGTGTCTGGACAGGGTGATGCTGTCGTGCGTCTTTGACGTCGATGGGCTGTGGGAGGTGCTTGCGGAGCTGGACCGTCCGGCCGAGGGagagatgacgacgacgacgacgccgccgccgccgcctgagTCTTTGGTTCATGGACGGGCAGATGAAGTGGAAGGGaaacgacagcagcaggtggtcgacactgcggcggcggcgccgctttTGGAGATCCAAgacagcgaggacgagggcctgACGCCATCACCGCGCTCGACACCGGGAGCACCGCAGCCTCATGCCACTGCAGAGCCGGACggggaggcgacgaccgcgACTGAGACAGCACTGGGTGAGCACAGAGGAGCCGGCGACGGTCGTGAAAACGAAGGCCCcagcatcgtcctcgtcacgcACTTCTCGGCGCTCCTCACCTCGCTCTTCGCCCACCGCGAAAAGTCGGCCGCCCACTCGTccctgcagctgctcgcctcGCAGGCGCGCTACCTCTCGCGCAGCCTGCCCTCGCAGCCGCTCTTCATGCTCCTCAactcgacatcctcgtcgtcgtctgctcaCGACGGCTCACGCGAGCCGGGCGCCACCGGGTCCGGTCCTGCTGCGGCCCCCGGTCCCGGTCCTGCTCCCGTTTCCgctcccgccggcggcggcagcgccatcACGACCAACAAACCGCTCGACCCGACCCTCCGCTCCGTCTTCAACCCGCTGGCCCTCCCGCTGCCCGCCTACCGCGCCCCCCGCGCTGCCACCCGCCGCAACAAGCCGTCCTTTGGGCTCATCTTTAGCCAGATACTCGACACGCACCTCCTCTGTACGCGCATGCCTCGCacgcgcgccgacgccgacgcccttTACGgcggaagcagcagcaacagcacgGGCGACGGTAATGCCGAAGACAACGGCTGCCGTCCCTTGCCACCCCAacgccagcaccagcaccagcagccggGCGCCATCAAGtacgtcaccgtcgtcgaggtcctcctcgacgagatgGGCCTGTGGCAGGGCCGCGCGGGACCCCGCCCCAACAGGGAACAGCGATGGggagtcgtcgacgtcgtgggcgggcgcgtcgtcgacgcctttGCCCGGACGCAGAGGGTGTACGGCGAGATCCGCACGtcgggcggcttcggcggcagaAGGCCGTGA
- the ROM2 gene encoding RHO1 GDP-GTP exchange protein 2 (EggNog:ENOG503NU13~COG:T), translated as MSDYPYDPRAAPQRPRGYPEANNHQRDAAFSNIFGAAPPPGRSQTMTSSSAYPGMMEPGRTQTMSSMAGPGQHRPPPPRAPPQGPPQGYHNYGDRDPMAGRSRPADHPNGYYPSQRSASGGPMPSSQAHYMQQQQQQHQQQQQQQHHPQNRRPYTGPGNPPPRFESRGPPPQAAGARYQPQQRPYPGGPGPAPALNNDPYRSQSLASAPRPAMYHPPPSSYQQQSPANHFRHAQYSHQNSARTTAQGRVVPERHEDRTMSMTGGYHPQDRDAHQTMSGRVIPNRRAPAEPPISNGYPAQNGYPSAPGSQTRTTSMSSSTAGPNHSRTMSMASSIAPTITPSESDSSTLVQRPSRSKSVESDRPATATKIRPPLVYPALLSRVAECFRRKIIIGDRTKNELTYKNAFSGSEAVDVLSYIIRTTDRNLALLLGRALDAQKFFHDVTYEHRLRDSQSEMYQLRETLMDEPEDKSPVNGVFVLLSECYSPTCTRDQLCYSIACPRRLEQVSRLNLKMGPGLRKEDSANVNDDEVDQTDEQKLWINSVPKEIADAVTEREKKRQEVISEICYTERDFVKDLEYLRDFWILPLRSKASPIPLQRRERVVKNIFSNIVDHPSIHTVSSRFATSLTGRQQKDPIVHNIGDIFLEFVPQFEPFIYYGSRQLEGKFEFENERSSNPAFTKFVDEIERRKESRKLELNGYLTKPTTRLARYPLLLENVLKYTEGDNPDKEDIPKVLTVIRDLLGRVNAESGKAENRFNLKRLHDQLRFRPNERVDLKLTEEGRELVFKSQLKKSPTDPTEITAFLFDHAVLLVRIKQTGKTEEIKAYRRPIPLELLSIREMDEVIPVQGIKRSSSSLIPSIRTNTSDAKKGEGWPITFRHLGKAGYELMLFAANQAARKKWLEFIDNAQQRLRSRADFFNTTVISSNFFVGTNQINCVTPFDGGRKLLFGTDNGIYLADRKNREQVPRRVLETTNVTQIDILEEYQLLLVLSNKTLQSYSLSALNPDEPALAKRPKKIQNHCSFFKTGICLGRHLVCCVKSSALSTTIKVFEPNDAMTKAKKQKGLGKFMAGGQDELRPFKEFYIPTESSSVHFLKSKLCVACARGFEVVSLETLETQSLLDQADTSLDFVARKEGVRPIHIERLNGEFLLNYSEFSFFVNRNGWRARPEWRIDWEGTPQSFALSYPWILAFEPNFIELRNIENGAVHIVPHKNIRMLHSSTHEILFAYEDERGEDVVEAIDFWKNTRKSELLPGSLSSPHLSNPSSPR; from the exons ATGTCGGATTATCCCTATGATCCTCGAGCGGCTCCGCAGCGCCCACGCGGCTACCCCGAAGCGAACAACCATCAGCGAGATGCCGCCTTCTCCAATATCTTTGGCGCCGCTCCGCCCCCCGGCCGGTCCCAAACcatgacctcgtcgagcgcgtaCCCGGGCATGATGGAACCGGGCAGAACTCAGACCATGTCATCGATGGCCGGCCCGGGCcagcaccgcccgccgcctccccgagCGCCACCACAGGGCCCGCCGCAGGGCTATCATAATTATGGCGACCGCGATCCCATGGCGGGGAGGAGCCGGCCGGCAGACCACCCCAACGGCTATTATCCTTCCCAgcgctccgcctccgggGGGCCGATGCCTTCTTCGCAGGCGCATTATatgcaacaacaacagcagcagcatcagcagcaacaacaacaacaacaccacccgCAGAACCGGCGACCCTACACAGGCCCCGGCAACCCGCCCCCGCGGTTTGAGTCTCGCGGCCCGCCTCCGCAGGCTGCCGGAGCAAGATATCAGCCGCAGCAGAGGCCGTACCCTGGGGGGCCCGgtcccgcgccggcgctgaaCAACGACCCGTATCGCTCGCAGTCtctcgcctcggcgccgcgcccagccATGTACCACCCGCCCCCGAGCTCGTATCAACAGCAGTCGCCCGCGAACCACTTCCGACACGCGCAGTATAGCCACCAGAATTCGGCCAGGACCACGGCCCAGGGCAGGGTCGTGCCGGAGAGGCACGAGGACCGCACCATGTCCATGACGGGGGGCTATCACCCGCAAGACAGAGACGCCCATCAGACAATGAGCGGCCGGGTCATTCCTAACCGTCGGGCTCCCGCTGAGCCGCCCATCTCCAACGGCTACCCGGCGCAGAATGGCTATCCGAGCGCGCCTGGCTCGCAGACGCGCACGACGAGCATGTCGTCCTCCACAGCCGGGCCCAACCATTCCAGGACcatgtcgatggcgtcgagcatCGCTCCGACGATAACGCCGTCCGAGTCGGATTCCTCGACCCTCGTCCAGCGTCCGTCGCGCAGCAAGTCCGTCGAGAGCGATCGccccgccacggcgaccaaGATCCGGCCGCCCCTCGTGTACCCGGCACTCCTCTCCAGGGTTGCAGAGTGCTTCCGCAGAAAGATCATCATCGGCGACCGAACGAAGAACGAGCTCACGTACAAGAACGCCTTCAGCGGCTCCGAGGCGGTGGACGTGCTGTCATACATCATCAGGACGACGGACCGGAACCTGGCGCTGCTCCTGGGCCGAGCGCTCGACGCGCAAAAGTTCTTCCACGACGTGACGTATGAGCACCGGCTGCGAGACTCGCAGTCGGAAATGTACCAGCTCAGGGAGACGCTGAtggacgagcccgaggacAAGTCTCCCGTCAACGGCGTCTTCGTGTTGCTCTCGGAGTGCTActcgccgacctgcacgCGCGACCAGCTCTGCTACTCCATCgcttgcccgcgccgtctGGAGCAGGTGTCCCGGCTCAACCTCAAGATGGGCCCCGGCCTGCGCAAGGAAGACTCGGCcaacgtcaacgacgacgaggtcgaccaGACGGACGAGCAGAAGCTCTGGATCAACTCGGTGCCCAAGGAGattgccgacgccgtcaccgagcgggagaagaagaggcagGAGGTCATCTCGGAAATCTGCTACACCGAGAGAGACTTTGTCAAGGACCTCGAGTATCTTCGCGACTTCTGGATCCTGCCCCTGCGGTCCAAGGCGTCGCCGATCCCCCTGCAGCGCAGGGAGAGGGTTGTGAAGAACATCTTCAGCAACATTGTCGACCACCCCAGCATTCACACGGTCAGCTCGCGGTTCGCGACGTCGTTGACAGGCCGTCAGCAAAAGGATCCCATCGTGCACAACATTGGCGACATCTTCCTCGAGTTCGTGCCGCAGTTCGAGCCCTTCATCTACTACGGCTCGAGGCAGCTGGAAGGCAAGTTTGAGTTTGAGAACGAGCGGTCTAGCAACCCGGCGTTCACCAAGTTCGTGGACGAGATTGAGCGGCGCAAGGAGTCGAGGAAGCTGGAGCTCAACGGCTACCTCACCAAGCCCACGACGCGCCTGGCCCGCtacccgctgctgctcgagaaCGTGCTCAAGTACACCGAGGGCGACAACCCCGACAAGGAGGACATCCCCAAGGTGCTGACGGTGATCCGAGACCTGCTCGGCCGGGTCAACGCCGAGTCGGGCAAGGCCGAGAACAGGTTCAACCTGAAGCGGCTGCACGACCAGCTGCGGTTCCGGCCCAACGAGCGCGTCGACCTCAAGCTCACCGAggagggccgcgagctcgtGTTCAAGAGCCAGCTCAAGAAGTCGCCCACGGATCCGACGGAAATCACGGCGTTCCTGTTCGACCACGCCGTGCTCCTCGTGCGCATCAAGCAGACCGGCAAGACCGAAGAGATCAAGGCGTACCGCCGGCCCATTccgctcgagctcctctCCATCCGAGAGATGGACGAGGTCATCCCCGTCCAGGGCATCaagcggtcgtcgtcgagcctgATCCCGTCCATCAGGACCAACACGAGCGACGCCAAGAAGGGAGAGGGGTGGCCCATCACGTTCCGCCACTTAGGCAAGGCCGGCTACGAGCTGATGctcttcgccgccaaccaAGCCGCGCGCAAGAAGTGGCTCGAGTTCATCGACaacgcgcagcagcgcctgcggTCGCGCGCCGATTTCTTCAACACCACCGTCATCTCCAGCAACTTTTTCGTGGGCACCAACCAGATCAACTGTGTCACGCCGTTTG acggcgggcgcaagCTCCTGTTTGGCACCGACAACGGCATCTACCTCGCAGATCGCAAGAACCGCGAGCAGGTCCCGAGGAGAGTGCTGGAGACGACAAACGTGACGCAGATTGACATCCTGGAGGAGtaccagctgctgctcgtgctgTCTAACAAGACGCTGCAGTCATACTCTCTCTCGGCCCTGAACCCAGACGAGCCGGCCCTCGCCAAGCGGCCGAAGAAGATCCAGAACCACTGCAGCTTCTTCAAGACGGGCATCTGCCTGGGCAGGCACCTCGTCTGCTGCGTCAAGTCGTCTGCGCTGTCGACCACCATCAAGGTGTTTGAGCCCAACGACGCCAtgaccaaggccaagaagcaaAAGGGCCTGGGCAAGttcatggccggcggccaggacgaGCTGCGGCCGTTCAAGGAATTCTACATCCCGACCGAGTCCTCTTCTGTGCATTTCCTCAAGTCTAAGCTGTGCGTGGCGTGCGCGAGAGGCTTCGAGGTGGTGTCGCTCGAGACCCTCGAGACGCAGTCGCTCTTGGATCAGGCAGACACGTCGCTCGACTTTGTGGCGCGCAAGGAGGGCGTCCGGCCCATCCACATAGAGCGTCTCAACGGCGAGTTCCTCCTCAACTACTCCGAGTTTTCGTTCTTTGTCAATAGGAACGGCTGGCGAGCCCGGCCAGAGTGGCGCATCGACTGGGAGGGCACGCCCCAGAGCTTCGCCCTCAGCTACCCCTGGATCCTGGCCTTTGAGCCCAACTTTATCGAGCTGCGCAACATTGAGAACGGCGCGGTCCACATCGTGCCGCATAAGAACATTCGCATGCTTCACAGCAGCACCCACGAG ATTTTGTTTGCAtacgaggacgagcgaggagaagacgtcgtcgaggccattgaCTTTTGGAAGAATACGCGAAAGTCAGAACTGCTCCCCGGCTCCCTGTCCTCTCCACACCTCAGCAatccgtcgtcgccacggtAG
- the VMA11 gene encoding v-type proton ATPase 16 kDa proteolipid subunit 2 (TransMembrane:4 (o12-33i54-75o87-109i130-155o)~EggNog:ENOG503P3B0~COG:P), translated as MESELSPKFAPFIGMAGIAAAMVFGCIGAAYGTAKSGIGIAGVGTFRPDLIMKCLIPVVMSGIIAVYSLVISVLIAQDLNPPDKESYSLFSGFLHLACGISVGMTGLAAGYCIGIVGENGVRAYMEQSRIFVGMVLILIFGEVLGLYGLIVALLLNTRAKG; from the exons atggagTCTGAGCTCTCACCCAAGTTCGCCCCCTTCATCGGGATG gccggcatcgccgccgccatggtcttTGGCT GCATTGGAGCTGCCTACGGGACCGCCAAGTCGGGCATTGGCATCGCAGGTGTGGGAACCTTCCGGCCCGACCTCATCATGAAG TGCCTGATCCCCGTCGTCATGTCCGGTATCATCGCCGTGTACTCGCTCGTCATCtccgtcctcatcgcccaGGACTTGAACCCCCCGGACAAGGAAAGCTATTCGCTCTTCTC AGGCTTCCTGCATCTCGCATGCGGCATTTCGGTGGGAATGAccggcctcgcggccggctactgcatcggcatcgtcggcgagaaCGGCGTCCGCGCATACATGGAGCAGTCGAGGATCTTTGTCGGCATGGTGCTGATCCTCATTTTCGGCGAGGTCCTGGGTCTCTACGG cctcatcgtcgccctgctcctcAACACGCGCGCCAAGGGCTGA